The following is a genomic window from Cherax quadricarinatus isolate ZL_2023a unplaced genomic scaffold, ASM3850222v1 Contig6177, whole genome shotgun sequence.
TGGCCATCCACCATCATCTCTGCCACACCGATCCAGCCAGAACCAGCCACCTCACCACGTGCCAAATTCTATCCCTACTGCAAGTACTCCCTTCTCACCTGATGGTTACAATGGCATACAGGGTTTACCAAATCAACATACTGCTTATCACCATACTCAGTCACAACCACTTAGTCCACAGGGCACAGTGACAGGGCTCCAGCAGATTCCTAGGCATGCCCATCCACAATATAGTACGCATGGACAAAATTTATCCAGTAAGCTTCCTCCTCCAACAGCCCCCAAACCAAAATCACAGTCTGGATCCCAGGGTTCTGTATTACCTGAAGCTCCAGAGAAACCCTCACGGCAGTTTGGATATGAAGGAAGTAATTCAGTTGATGGACCTCCAAGACCGCCACCACCAGAGGAAGGGTATAGAgaatctcctccaccaccaccaccccctactTCAACTCATCCTCTTCTTCAGGGCAACCGACCTGCTTCCACTGTAGGCCCTTCAAGTCAGTTACCTAGTAAATCAGCCTTCAACAAGACCAGTCCATGGGATAGAGAACAAAAGGAACTGGTAAGAACTTGTGTATACTTTGTTTtttctcataataataatagttgtaatGTGTGTCACAAAGCTAAAATCAAGAttcaatcttttatttttttatatttttgcaaTAGCTTGTTTATAACACCTTATGGGCTTGTCAGCAATTATGAAAGCCTTTTTTCTTAGTTTAATTTTTAGcatgtgtatgcatgtatactcacacatgtatatttctttcaacacaccagccgtatcccactgaggcagggtggcccaaatggaaaaatgaaaatttctccttttaaatctagtaatatatacaggagaaggggttactagccccttgctcctggcaatttagtcgcctcttacgacacgcatagcttatggaggaagaattctgttctacttccccatggagataagaggaaataaacaagaacaagaactagaaagaaaatagcagaaaacccagagaggtgtgtgtgtatatatgcttgtacatgtatgtgtagtgtgacctaattgtaagtagtagtagcaagatgtacctgaaatcttgcatgtttatgagacagaaaaaaggacaccagcaatcctaccaacatgtaaaacaattacaggcttttgttttacactcacttggcaggacggtagtacctccctgggcggttgctgcctaccaacctactacctacaattcttttcttctttcaacacaccggccgtatcccaccaaggcggggtggcccaaaaggaaaatcaaaagtttctcctttcacatttagcaatatatacaggagaagaggttactagccccttgctcccggcattttagtcgcctcttacaacacgcatggcttacggaggaagaattctgttccacttccccatggaggtaagaggaaataaacaagaacaagaactagaaagaaaatagaagaaaacccagaggggtgtgtatatatatgcttgtacatgtatgtgtagtgtgacctaagtgtaagtagaagtagcaagacatacctgaaaccttgcatgtttatgagacagaaaaatggacaccagcaatcctaccatcatgtaaaacaattacaggctttcgttttacactcacttggcaggacggtagtacctccctgggcggttgctgtctacctacctactaccaagaatatatgtatatatatatatacatatattcttgGAGGAATaacatgcactggtcagggatcAAATAGGAGTGAGGAGCCGAAGAGAcccatgtgagtgtgggggaggggtacgtgaggcattataaaatgaaagggggtaaagcagctggaactgatgggatcatgacagaaatgttaaaagcagggggggatatagtgttggagtggttggtacttttgtttaataaatgtatgaaagaggggaaggtacctagggattggcagagagcatgtatagtccctttatataaagggaaaggggacaaaagagactgtaaaaattatagaggaataagtttactgagtataccaggaaaagtgtacggtagggttataattgaaagaattagaggtaagacagaatgtaggattgcggatgagcaaggaggtttcagagtgggtaggggatgtgtagatcaagtgtttacattgaagcatatatgtgaacagtatttagataaaggtagggaagtttttattgcatttatggatttagaaaaggcatatgatagagtggatagaggagcaatgtggcagatgttgcaagtatatggaataggtggtaagttattaaatgctgtaaagagtttttatgaggatagtgaggctcaggttagggtgtgtagaagagagggagactacttcccggtaaaagtaggtcttagacagggatgtgtaatgtcaccatggttgtttaatatatttatagatggggttgtaaaggaagtaaatgctagggtgttcgggagaggggtgggattaaattatggggaatcaaattcaaaatgggaattgacacagttactttttgctgatgatactgtgcttatgggagattctaaagaaaaattgcaaaggttagtggatgagtttgggaatgtgtgtaaaggtagaaagttgaaagtgaacatagaaaagagtaaggtgatgagggtgtcaaatgatttagataaagaaaaattggatatcaaattggggaggaggagtatggaagaagtgaatgttttcagatacttgggagttgacgtgtcggcggatggatttatgaaggatgaggttaatcatagaattgatgagggaaaaaaggtgagtggtgcgttgaggtatatgtggagtcaaaaaacgttatctatggaggcaaagaagggaatgtatgaaagtatagtagtaccaacactcttatatgggtgtgaagcttgggtggtaaatgcagcagcgaggagacggttggaggcagtggagatgtcctgtttaagggcaatgtgtggtgtaaatattatgcagaaaattcggagtgtggaaattaggagaaggtgtggagttaataaaagtattagtcagagggcagaagaggggttgttgaggtggtttggtcatttagagagaatggatcaaagtagaatgacatggaaagcatataaatctataggggaaggaaggcggggtaggggtcgtcctcgaaagggttggagagagggggtaaaggaggttttgtgggtaaggggcttggacttccagcaagcgtgcgtgagcgtgttagataggagtgaatggagacgaatggtacttgggacctgacgatctgttggagtgtgagcagggtaatatttagtgaagggattcagggaaaccggttattttcatatagtcggacttgagtcctggaaatgggaagtacaatgcctgcactttaaaggaggggtttgggatattggcagtttggagggatatgttgtgtatctttatatgtgtatgcttctagactgttgtattctgagcacctctgcaaaaacagtgataatgtgcgagtgtggtgaaagtgttgaatgatgatgaaagtattttctttttggggattttctttcttttttgggtcaccctgcctcggtgggagacggccgacttgttgaaaaaaaaaaaaaaaaaaacaaaaacccgctcagcgacttcgtccgagacgcgtccaatgtgggccctcagccagcctcacatgtgccgcccgtcccattgtttaccagccagcctccgcggtaacattcaagcatacactcggaatatttcgtattattacagtgttttcggtgctgtttctggaaaataagtgaccatgggccccaagaaagcttctagtgccaaccctgtggtaaaaagggtgagaattagtatggaaattaagaaagattttgaagggtttggggctaaccctgagaagcctatgccagttgtggaatccattgtgcctacttcaaaaattaaggaaatgtgtgcacagtgggttgaactgcaaacctttatggatgaaaatcaccctgacacagctgttgcaagccgtgctggtgactatttcaatgacaatgttatggcccattttaggaaaatcttaaaggaacgggaggtacagagctctatggacagatttgttgtgcgacagaggtccagtgactctcaagctggtcctagtggcattaaaagaagaagggaagtaaccccagaaaaggacttgctacctcaagtcctaatggaaggggattccccttctaaacagtaagaagataatgctctcccctcctcccatcccatcaatcatcaccagatcttcaataaaagtaagtgtcatgtaattgtgcatgcctttttcagtttgtgtgtactaaaattaacatttttttgtggtaaaaatttttttttttcatacttttgggtgtcttgcacggattaattttatttccattatttcttatggggaaaattaattcgcatagcgaacatttcgcataacgaccagccctcttgcaaaTGCGGCGTTTTCAGCAGCAACAccaagaacagcaacagcagcaacttcAGCAGCAACAACTTCAGCAGCAACAACTTCAGCAGCAACAACTTCAGCAGCAACAacttcagcagcaacagcttcagcagcaacaacttcagcagcaacagcttcAGCAGCAACTTCAACAGGGAGCTGCTCCTCAGCATCCACTCTATCAACATCAGCACCATGCAACACAAAGGCTCGACACTCTTGTTGCTACTCCATTCCACACACAGTATAGCAATGGTCCAATAAATGGGATAAGAGGGTCCCATAATAGTTATCCAGACAAAACTGGAATCAGTGAAGTCAGCCATCGTTTAGACACTGGAACAGCTGCAGCACAGCACAGCCCTATTCCACCAGAACGAGGCTCTTCCTATTCCATAATGCAACAACAAACAACAGTGACTACACAGCCAGGAACAAATAATCGTTACAAGGGTCAGGAAGTATCATCTGCAACTATCAAGCGTGTACAGTTCTCCGAGACCACAGCAGTAGATGCTCACATCACTTATGACAATAATGCAAACCAAGAAAAAACACCACGGCAGGACCCTAATGTaagttatatataaaaaatttttcttaatacatattttaagagatAGGAAGCCTAGcatgtttgattttttttttttttctctctctctcaacaagtcggccatctcccaccgaggcagggtgtttGAAATTATTAGTAGCAAATGTTTTTCTGGTAAGTTTTATGAAGGAGTGTTGCTATAGTAGTATTACAGAGCCCCATCAACTTagcattttatataattttttgttTGCTGTAGTGAATAACACCATCAAGAGGGTCCTTATTAAGCCTTTCATTCTGTCgcatagatctacattattgatgccagggtctCTTGCATAGATCTACATCTTGAGCtcggctcactcagataagctgaaAGCCGTAAATTTTGCTtagaaatgagagaatgggtctgtacagtgtgtgtacacagTTTAAAAAAATTCTGCCCTGCATGGTGCGTGAAgtgttttctaggatggttttATTAGCTGCTTATTGgtatcaattgatagaatggaagacaaatTACTGAAATAGAGATCATTTTGGTTGGTTCCAGAACTGAAAGTAGTTTGAAATTggcctcaaagtagcagaaaatattaaaatt
Proteins encoded in this region:
- the LOC128705942 gene encoding putative uncharacterized protein DDB_G0268364; this encodes MFPGEAGSSVGGKPASLEVFNPSYSRTSSNTSLSQPPNPQFSHHPHHHQQPQQQQQQQQQLPPPQQQQQPPVRSRSTQNLSDGSYPGLVGRHPSNPSLVVEEERYYQNVNFHQGPQDSRMGSIRTRPIQALPMSSPASQDSSEHVRPDPRADHRPASAFLQREDLIQHRSELHRPASQRELRADAKMLEMTEEVRRREERARHNGHPPSSLPHRSSQNQPPHHVPNSIPTASTPFSPDGYNGIQGLPNQHTAYHHTQSQPLSPQGTVTGLQQIPRHAHPQYSTHGQNLSSKLPPPTAPKPKSQSGSQGSVLPEAPEKPSRQFGYEGSNSVDGPPRPPPPEEGYRESPPPPPPPTSTHPLLQGNRPASTVGPSSQLPSKSAFNKTSPWDREQKELVRTCVYFVFSHNNNSCNVCHKAKIKIQSFIFLYFCNSLFITPYGLVSNYESLFSYRIPLRQALLQMRRFQQQHQEQQQQQLQQQQLQQQQLQQQQLQQQQLQQQQLQQQQLQQQQLQQQLQQGAAPQHPLYQHQHHATQRLDTLVATPFHTQYSNGPINGIRGSHNSYPDKTGISEVSHRLDTGTAAAQHSPIPPERGSSYSIMQQQTTVTTQPGTNNRYKGQEVSSATIKRVQFSETTAVDAHITYDNNANQEKTPRQDPNHIRSYFQKNFINEAETLMNSSPTRIAGGSTPGVIGAQEVYR